A genomic segment from Luteolibacter ambystomatis encodes:
- a CDS encoding glycerophosphodiester phosphodiesterase, protein MPVPLFIAHRGASDAAPENTLAAFRMAWDEGADGIEGDFRLTADGKVVCIHDANTGRTAGKRHTVERCHWKTLAGLDVGSWKGKRFAGERIPLLEEVLETMPEEKRLFIEIKSGPKIIDPLVEALETQHADPERIVLMSFDSGIVSACRERMPAYQSHLIHSLKGVAKPEKAAAYAAEFKQCGAQGLQFDCKAHVSAKWLAALKCPLTSWTVNDVRAARKVIALGVNFITTNKPAELRARLGM, encoded by the coding sequence ATGCCAGTCCCTTTGTTCATCGCCCATCGCGGAGCCTCGGACGCGGCTCCGGAAAACACCCTGGCGGCTTTCCGCATGGCATGGGATGAGGGCGCGGACGGCATCGAGGGAGATTTCCGCCTCACCGCGGATGGCAAGGTGGTCTGCATTCATGACGCCAATACCGGCCGCACCGCCGGCAAACGGCACACGGTGGAACGCTGCCATTGGAAGACCCTCGCGGGGCTCGATGTGGGATCGTGGAAAGGAAAGCGATTCGCCGGTGAACGGATTCCATTGTTGGAGGAGGTGCTGGAGACCATGCCCGAGGAAAAGCGCTTGTTCATCGAGATCAAATCCGGACCGAAAATCATCGATCCCTTGGTGGAAGCTCTGGAGACCCAGCATGCCGACCCGGAACGAATCGTGCTCATGTCCTTCGATAGCGGGATCGTATCCGCCTGCCGTGAACGGATGCCTGCGTACCAGAGCCATCTCATTCACTCTCTCAAAGGAGTGGCCAAACCGGAAAAGGCAGCTGCCTACGCTGCCGAGTTCAAGCAATGCGGCGCGCAAGGATTGCAATTCGATTGCAAGGCCCACGTATCCGCGAAATGGCTGGCGGCATTGAAGTGCCCGTTGACCTCGTGGACCGTCAACGATGTGAGGGCCGCGCGAAAGGTGATCGCGCTCGGCGTGAACTTCATCACCACCAACAAGCCTGCGGAGCTACGGGCCAGGTTGGGGATGTAA
- the tpiA gene encoding triose-phosphate isomerase, translating to MSRKPIFAANWKMNKGPSEAEDFVKSILSKIQNQPFSCDVVIAPAFIALPKAAEALNNHHGIAIAAQNCSQFDSGAYTGEVSVVMLRELLVHYVILGHSERRSIYGETDEVINAKLKKAREANLRPIFCIGETLVEREAGKLESVLRTQITEGLKGVSERDMTETVVAYEPVWAIGTGVTATSEQAQEAHAFVRSVIADLYGAETAAKVRIQYGGSVKPNNAAELMACPDIDGALIGGASLDPQSFLDIIHNGTVEK from the coding sequence ATGAGCCGCAAGCCGATTTTCGCCGCAAACTGGAAGATGAACAAAGGTCCGTCCGAGGCGGAGGACTTTGTGAAGAGCATCCTTTCCAAGATCCAGAACCAGCCCTTCTCCTGCGATGTGGTGATCGCTCCGGCTTTCATCGCGCTGCCGAAGGCGGCCGAGGCTCTCAACAACCACCACGGCATCGCCATCGCCGCACAGAACTGCTCGCAGTTCGACTCCGGCGCCTACACCGGCGAGGTCAGCGTGGTCATGCTCCGCGAGCTGCTGGTCCACTACGTGATCCTCGGCCACAGCGAGCGCCGCTCGATCTACGGTGAGACCGACGAGGTCATCAACGCGAAGCTCAAGAAAGCCCGCGAAGCCAACCTGCGCCCGATCTTCTGCATCGGTGAAACCCTCGTCGAACGCGAAGCCGGAAAGCTGGAGTCCGTGCTCCGTACCCAGATCACCGAAGGCCTCAAGGGCGTGTCAGAGCGGGACATGACCGAAACCGTCGTGGCCTACGAGCCCGTGTGGGCGATCGGCACCGGCGTGACCGCCACCTCCGAGCAGGCTCAGGAGGCGCACGCTTTCGTGCGGTCGGTGATCGCCGACCTCTATGGCGCGGAGACCGCCGCGAAAGTGCGCATCCAGTACGGTGGCAGCGTGAAACCGAACAATGCCGCCGAGCTGATGGCCTGCCCGGACATCGATGGCGCGCTCATCGGCGGTGCTTCCCTCGATCCCCAGAGCTTCCTCGACATCATCCACAACGGCACGGTAGAGAAGTGA
- a CDS encoding glycosyltransferase family 4 protein: MRILIHDYAGHAFQTALSRELARRGHEVAHLFASDLQTPRGDLKVRDHDPAGLAFHEIPMDPDYPRYKYSFLRRRSMEIGYGRRAADFIRAWKPDAVLSGNTPTETQEEITRAAIESGARFYYWLQDFYSLAVDKLLRKKIPVVGHAVGAWYRFLEGRQFRRSSQVVAITGDFGPILQHEFGVAAERVAVVPNWAIIEEMPVHPKDNNWARRHGLHDKFVYLYSGTIGMKHNPGLLLELARRFSNDPNVRVVIVSEGIGAEWLRKEAGDSLKNLLLLPYQPFAELPQVLASGDVLISILEPDAGIFSVPSKTLSYLCAGRPLLLAVPRENLAARITREEGAGVTVEPGDLDGFISAAANLLTDTARREETGRNARAYAEKTFSIGPTADKFEHILANQG; the protein is encoded by the coding sequence ATGAGAATCCTGATCCACGATTACGCCGGTCATGCTTTCCAGACGGCGTTAAGCCGGGAACTTGCCCGGCGCGGCCATGAGGTCGCGCATCTGTTTGCCAGCGATCTGCAAACTCCGCGCGGCGATCTGAAGGTCCGAGACCATGACCCGGCAGGACTCGCCTTCCACGAGATCCCGATGGATCCGGACTATCCCCGCTACAAGTACTCCTTCCTGCGCCGCCGCAGCATGGAGATCGGCTACGGCAGGCGCGCCGCGGACTTCATCCGAGCATGGAAACCGGACGCCGTGCTTTCCGGGAATACGCCCACCGAAACGCAGGAGGAGATCACCCGCGCGGCCATCGAGTCCGGAGCGCGCTTCTACTACTGGCTTCAGGATTTCTACAGCCTGGCAGTGGACAAACTGCTGCGGAAGAAGATCCCGGTCGTGGGACATGCCGTTGGCGCGTGGTACCGCTTTTTGGAAGGCCGCCAGTTCCGGCGCAGTTCACAGGTTGTGGCGATCACCGGAGATTTCGGGCCGATCCTCCAACATGAATTCGGAGTCGCTGCCGAACGTGTGGCCGTGGTGCCGAACTGGGCGATCATCGAGGAAATGCCCGTGCATCCCAAGGACAACAACTGGGCGCGGAGGCACGGTCTCCACGACAAGTTCGTCTATCTCTACTCCGGCACGATCGGAATGAAGCACAATCCCGGTCTGCTGCTCGAACTGGCACGACGTTTCTCCAATGATCCGAACGTGCGGGTCGTGATTGTATCGGAAGGCATCGGTGCGGAGTGGCTCAGGAAAGAAGCGGGCGATTCCTTGAAAAACCTGCTCCTCCTCCCCTACCAGCCCTTTGCGGAGCTCCCGCAGGTGCTGGCCTCGGGAGATGTCCTGATCAGCATTCTCGAACCCGACGCGGGAATCTTTTCCGTGCCCTCGAAAACACTCAGCTACCTCTGTGCCGGGCGTCCCCTGCTGCTCGCCGTGCCTCGCGAGAATCTCGCCGCCCGTATCACCCGCGAGGAAGGAGCCGGGGTCACCGTGGAACCCGGCGATCTGGATGGATTTATCTCGGCGGCCGCCAACCTTCTAACCGATACTGCACGCCGCGAGGAAACGGGACGCAATGCCCGCGCCTACGCTGAGAAAACCTTCTCCATCGGCCCCACGGCCGACAAGTTCGAGCACATCCTCGCAAACCAAGGGTGA
- a CDS encoding class D beta-lactamase, whose amino-acid sequence MFPLALFSEAETVIHEVAPLGEPFRKENLTGTFVFGDPATGSVKVWNAARARKREIPASTFKIANTVIGLETGAVKNVDEVLPYGGKPQWMKEWEHDMPLREAMALSAVPIYQELARRTGLERMQATVTKLHYGNDQVGKVVDRFWLDGPLEISPLEQVGFLGRLLASKLPVSQAAMTGAKDIVPKTALGTATVHYKTGWSTNSKPQQIGWLVGWLETSDGKTTPFALNIDMPTQDLAAKRLPLALSCLEIVK is encoded by the coding sequence TTGTTTCCGCTCGCCCTTTTTTCAGAGGCAGAGACCGTCATCCATGAAGTCGCGCCGCTGGGAGAGCCGTTCCGAAAGGAAAACCTCACCGGCACCTTCGTTTTCGGAGACCCGGCGACCGGTTCCGTGAAAGTCTGGAACGCCGCCCGCGCACGCAAGCGGGAGATCCCAGCCTCCACCTTCAAGATCGCGAACACGGTCATCGGCCTCGAAACCGGCGCGGTCAAAAACGTGGATGAAGTGCTGCCCTACGGCGGCAAGCCGCAGTGGATGAAGGAATGGGAGCATGACATGCCGCTGCGCGAGGCGATGGCCCTTTCCGCAGTACCGATCTATCAGGAACTCGCCCGCCGCACCGGCCTCGAACGGATGCAGGCCACCGTCACAAAACTCCACTACGGCAACGACCAGGTCGGCAAAGTCGTGGACCGCTTCTGGTTGGATGGACCTCTGGAAATCTCCCCGCTGGAGCAGGTCGGTTTCCTCGGCCGCCTGCTTGCCAGCAAGCTGCCGGTTTCCCAAGCCGCGATGACGGGCGCAAAAGACATCGTGCCGAAAACCGCCCTCGGCACCGCCACGGTCCACTACAAGACAGGCTGGTCCACCAATAGCAAACCGCAGCAGATCGGCTGGCTGGTGGGATGGCTCGAAACCTCGGATGGGAAAACGACACCATTCGCCCTGAACATCGACATGCCCACCCAGGATCTGGCGGCCAAGCGCCTGCCTCTGGCGCTCTCTTGTCTGGAGATCGTCAAATAA
- a CDS encoding O-antigen ligase family protein, translating into MIPARSIHNHAIQVPAETKAGRVELWLWVFMMSFALDYRADEARAETGGAGLDQLVFLGLAVISTLAILWHGWRHLLTRPGAWTLLLWSGFLLYMLANSLLQGVVPGHSLRIILPLVLCLCGMMNAHIAGCMGVTPARIVAPVFVAACTNICWRIAQGFLFKGVTLDTVRVEVQSSANNWLAAWIGCCVLLRRGFDWRLLIGCGVLFTGIFITVTRSLLFPVFASAMAVSICYLIGTTWGLFKLFELPRRLMPVGVAAGLILLGAVAMFVIEPTLVERWDERLFHHASDRNVASDISYLTRRAEADAILHILNKDPVHFVNGKGIGATYYWDPAYMPEIHLVYPPEMELGHEVWFAGHSLWTYSLFSGGVIGVCAFLLLLGGTMIASLRGARANATDPGPDQWLAFLPFVAVLCLASESFTSNPFDERLASIIFGIMAGLPQAFMVRASWIHATRQTSFVPFR; encoded by the coding sequence GTGATTCCAGCCCGCTCCATCCACAACCATGCCATTCAGGTACCCGCCGAAACGAAGGCCGGCCGGGTGGAGTTGTGGTTGTGGGTATTCATGATGTCCTTCGCCCTCGACTATCGGGCGGACGAGGCCCGCGCCGAAACCGGCGGTGCCGGCCTCGATCAACTGGTCTTCCTCGGACTCGCGGTCATTTCCACCCTCGCGATCCTATGGCATGGGTGGCGGCATCTGCTCACCCGGCCGGGCGCATGGACGCTGCTCCTCTGGAGCGGCTTCCTGCTCTACATGCTGGCGAATTCACTTCTCCAGGGCGTGGTTCCCGGCCACTCCCTGCGCATCATCCTCCCGCTGGTCTTGTGCCTTTGTGGAATGATGAATGCCCACATCGCGGGATGCATGGGAGTCACGCCTGCGCGGATCGTCGCACCGGTGTTTGTCGCCGCCTGCACCAACATCTGCTGGCGGATCGCACAGGGATTCCTCTTCAAGGGCGTGACGCTCGATACCGTCCGCGTGGAGGTACAAAGCTCAGCCAACAACTGGCTGGCGGCATGGATCGGCTGCTGTGTCCTGCTGCGCCGTGGATTCGACTGGCGGCTGTTGATCGGCTGCGGCGTGCTGTTCACGGGCATCTTCATCACCGTGACGCGGTCGCTGTTGTTCCCGGTGTTCGCGTCCGCGATGGCGGTTTCGATCTGCTATCTCATCGGCACGACGTGGGGCTTGTTCAAGCTCTTCGAACTGCCCCGCCGGTTGATGCCGGTCGGCGTGGCCGCCGGTTTGATCCTATTGGGAGCCGTCGCAATGTTCGTGATCGAACCCACCCTGGTCGAGCGCTGGGACGAGCGGCTCTTCCACCACGCGTCCGACCGCAATGTCGCTTCGGACATTTCCTATCTCACCCGCCGCGCGGAAGCGGACGCGATCCTTCATATCCTCAACAAGGATCCCGTCCACTTCGTGAATGGCAAGGGCATCGGTGCGACCTACTATTGGGATCCCGCCTACATGCCGGAAATCCATCTCGTCTATCCGCCGGAGATGGAACTGGGCCACGAGGTCTGGTTCGCCGGCCACTCGCTGTGGACCTATTCACTTTTCTCCGGTGGAGTCATCGGCGTCTGCGCGTTCCTGCTGCTGCTCGGCGGAACGATGATCGCAAGCCTGAGAGGTGCCCGCGCCAATGCCACCGATCCCGGCCCGGACCAATGGCTCGCGTTCCTGCCATTCGTCGCCGTGTTGTGCCTGGCGAGTGAAAGCTTCACCTCAAATCCCTTCGATGAACGCCTCGCGTCCATCATCTTTGGCATCATGGCGGGCCTGCCGCAGGCCTTCATGGTGCGCGCCTCGTGGATTCACGCCACCCGGCAGACGTCCTTCGTTCCGTTCCGATGA
- a CDS encoding phosphoglycerate kinase codes for MAKLSIRDLDVQGKEVLMRVDFNVPLNDAGVITDDTRIQAAVPSIKHLLAGGAKLVLCSHLGRPKGGPEAKFSLAPAAARLAEILGQDVKLAPDCIGAESAALRAELQPGQVLLLENTRFHAAEEANDAAFAKELAGSAEIFVNDAFGTAHRAHGSTEGVTHYVSKSAMGFLMERELEYLDGKLQNPERPFLVIMGGAKVSDKIQVITALMEKADAFIIGGAMANTFRKAQGYQTGNSRVEADKLELALDILKMAKDKGVGFLLPADTRVTQEFKEGAETKVTDPYEKGGFTPDGWEGIDIGDVAIDEFTAEIAKAKTMIWNGPMGVFELDSFAKGTKAIAEAMAASDGVTIVGGGDSVTAVNKFGLDDKMTFISTGGGASLELLEGKELPGVAALTNA; via the coding sequence ATGGCCAAACTCTCGATCCGCGATCTCGACGTCCAGGGCAAGGAAGTCCTCATGCGTGTGGACTTCAACGTTCCGCTCAATGATGCAGGCGTCATCACCGATGACACCCGCATCCAGGCCGCCGTGCCCTCGATCAAGCATCTGCTCGCGGGTGGTGCCAAGCTTGTGCTCTGTTCCCACCTCGGTCGTCCGAAGGGTGGCCCGGAAGCCAAGTTCTCCCTCGCTCCCGCCGCCGCCCGTCTCGCCGAGATCCTCGGCCAGGACGTGAAGCTGGCTCCGGATTGCATCGGTGCCGAATCCGCCGCCCTGCGCGCCGAGCTCCAGCCGGGCCAGGTGCTGCTGCTGGAAAACACCCGTTTCCACGCCGCCGAGGAAGCCAATGACGCCGCCTTCGCCAAGGAACTGGCCGGCAGCGCCGAGATTTTCGTGAATGATGCCTTCGGCACCGCCCACCGCGCCCACGGCTCCACCGAGGGGGTGACTCACTACGTTTCCAAGAGCGCCATGGGCTTCCTCATGGAACGCGAGCTGGAATACCTTGATGGCAAGCTCCAGAACCCGGAGCGTCCGTTCCTCGTGATCATGGGCGGCGCGAAGGTGTCCGATAAGATCCAGGTCATCACCGCGCTGATGGAAAAGGCCGATGCCTTCATCATCGGCGGTGCCATGGCCAACACCTTCCGCAAGGCCCAGGGGTACCAGACCGGCAACAGCCGCGTCGAAGCCGACAAGCTCGAGCTCGCCCTCGACATCCTGAAAATGGCGAAGGACAAGGGCGTGGGCTTCCTGCTCCCGGCCGATACCCGCGTGACCCAGGAGTTCAAGGAAGGTGCCGAAACCAAGGTGACCGATCCGTACGAAAAGGGCGGCTTCACCCCGGACGGTTGGGAAGGCATCGACATCGGTGACGTCGCCATCGACGAGTTCACCGCCGAGATCGCCAAGGCCAAGACCATGATCTGGAACGGCCCGATGGGTGTGTTCGAACTGGATTCCTTCGCCAAGGGCACCAAGGCCATTGCCGAAGCGATGGCCGCCAGCGATGGCGTCACGATCGTGGGCGGTGGCGACTCCGTCACGGCCGTGAACAAGTTCGGCCTGGATGACAAGATGACCTTCATCTCCACCGGTGGTGGCGCTTCCCTCGAACTCCTTGAAGGCAAGGAACTGCCCGGTGTGGCCGCTCTCACGAATGCCTGA
- a CDS encoding glycosyltransferase, which translates to MRCLWITRQDPRPSNSGELIYTRGLLRALSAHPGFKVTVLAHRAVGTPDEPPDPKLRWELHGWIPNGRLGGLVSMLPSDAWRLGNFTMRDSLETLSEEGHWDWVIIDQAACGWVLKHLPQPGRPRVAYIAHNHEASVRKQVASERGGSLPFRMALAWDAWKYGKLERAICERADLISAITPRDEALFKQEFPGKRTLRLPPGYNGPAVESPPPITKNSPRRVVLAGAFEWLAKRRNLELFLAAADAPFRHHNIRFVVAGKADTDYFAGLDRRYPWAEFHANVPSMDPYLANARIGLIPEALGGGFKLKALDYIFRGLPVAALEQALSGLPVNPAQDVITARQPAELAEAVAARIDDLEFLNAAASRALFACRASFQWSDRGSVLAAALEDISTSPPRP; encoded by the coding sequence ATGCGCTGCCTTTGGATCACCCGCCAGGACCCGCGACCGTCGAACAGCGGCGAGTTGATCTACACCCGCGGCCTGCTGCGCGCGCTTTCCGCACACCCCGGATTCAAGGTGACGGTGCTGGCCCATCGTGCCGTGGGCACACCGGATGAACCGCCCGATCCCAAGCTGCGCTGGGAACTCCACGGCTGGATTCCGAACGGCCGGCTCGGCGGGCTGGTTTCCATGCTGCCAAGCGATGCATGGCGGCTGGGCAATTTCACCATGCGGGACAGTCTGGAAACGCTCTCGGAAGAGGGGCACTGGGACTGGGTCATCATCGACCAGGCAGCTTGCGGCTGGGTGCTCAAACATCTCCCCCAACCCGGCCGACCCCGGGTCGCCTATATCGCGCACAATCACGAAGCCTCCGTCCGCAAACAAGTGGCATCCGAACGCGGCGGCTCGCTGCCGTTCCGCATGGCATTGGCATGGGATGCCTGGAAATACGGCAAACTGGAACGGGCGATCTGCGAACGTGCCGATCTCATCTCCGCGATCACACCGCGGGATGAAGCTCTCTTCAAACAGGAGTTCCCCGGCAAGCGTACCCTCCGCCTGCCTCCCGGCTACAACGGGCCTGCGGTGGAATCACCGCCTCCCATCACAAAAAACAGTCCGCGCCGTGTGGTATTGGCCGGTGCCTTCGAATGGCTGGCGAAACGCCGCAATCTCGAACTCTTTCTCGCCGCCGCCGATGCCCCGTTCCGGCATCACAACATCCGCTTCGTCGTGGCGGGCAAGGCGGACACCGATTACTTCGCCGGGCTCGACAGGCGCTACCCCTGGGCCGAGTTCCACGCCAATGTGCCGTCGATGGACCCCTATCTCGCCAACGCGCGCATCGGACTCATTCCGGAAGCGTTGGGCGGTGGCTTCAAGCTGAAGGCGCTCGACTACATCTTCCGCGGCCTGCCGGTGGCCGCACTCGAACAAGCACTCAGCGGACTGCCGGTGAACCCCGCACAGGATGTCATCACCGCCCGCCAGCCCGCCGAACTCGCCGAAGCGGTGGCGGCAAGGATCGACGATCTTGAATTCCTGAACGCCGCAGCCTCGCGGGCACTGTTCGCCTGCCGCGCGTCCTTCCAATGGAGCGACCGCGGCTCCGTACTGGCCGCAGCCTTGGAAGACATTTCCACTTCCCCGCCCCGTCCGTGA
- the gap gene encoding type I glyceraldehyde-3-phosphate dehydrogenase, with protein sequence MTTIAINGFGRIGRLVFRALVEQGHLGTTFNVVAVGDIVPADNLAYLLKYDSTQGKFAGTVSSKKSKPELEEDDVLVVNGHDIKVVSARTPDGLPWKELGVEVVIESTGLFTAADKAKGHIVAGAKKVIISAPAQGEDGTFVVGVNDHQYDPAKHHIISNASCTTNCLAPLVHVLLKEGFGIEEGLMTTVHSYTATQKTVDGPSKKDWKGGRSAAINIIPSTTGAAKAVALVCPEVKGKLTGMSFRVPTPTVSVVDLTVKTTKETSLAEIKAAMKKAADTYLNGILAYTEDEVVSTDFIHDNHSSIFDAGSSIELNSTFFKLVSWYDNEWGYSNRVINLLFDVVKKGL encoded by the coding sequence ATGACCACCATCGCCATCAACGGCTTCGGGCGTATCGGACGCCTCGTGTTCCGCGCCCTCGTCGAGCAGGGCCACCTCGGCACCACTTTCAACGTTGTCGCCGTGGGTGACATCGTTCCGGCCGACAACCTTGCCTACCTGCTGAAGTATGACTCCACGCAGGGCAAGTTCGCCGGCACCGTTTCTTCCAAGAAGTCCAAGCCGGAACTGGAAGAAGATGACGTGCTTGTGGTCAACGGCCATGACATCAAGGTCGTGAGCGCCCGCACTCCCGATGGCCTTCCTTGGAAGGAGCTCGGTGTCGAAGTTGTCATCGAGTCCACCGGCCTTTTCACCGCCGCTGACAAGGCCAAGGGCCACATCGTCGCTGGTGCCAAGAAGGTCATCATTTCCGCTCCCGCGCAGGGCGAGGACGGCACCTTCGTGGTGGGCGTCAACGACCACCAGTACGACCCGGCGAAGCACCATATCATCTCCAACGCGAGCTGCACCACCAACTGCCTCGCCCCGCTGGTGCATGTCCTTCTCAAGGAAGGTTTCGGCATCGAGGAAGGTCTCATGACCACGGTCCACTCCTACACCGCCACCCAGAAGACGGTGGACGGCCCGTCCAAGAAGGACTGGAAGGGTGGCCGCTCCGCTGCGATCAACATCATTCCGTCCACCACCGGTGCCGCCAAGGCGGTCGCCCTCGTGTGCCCGGAAGTGAAGGGCAAGCTCACCGGCATGTCCTTCCGCGTGCCGACTCCGACCGTCTCCGTGGTGGACCTCACCGTGAAGACGACCAAGGAAACCTCGCTGGCCGAGATCAAAGCCGCGATGAAGAAGGCCGCCGACACCTACCTCAATGGCATCCTCGCCTACACCGAGGACGAAGTGGTTTCCACCGACTTCATCCACGACAACCATTCCTCGATCTTCGACGCCGGTTCCTCCATCGAGCTGAACTCCACGTTCTTCAAGCTCGTGAGCTGGTATGACAACGAGTGGGGCTACTCCAACCGCGTGATCAACCTTCTCTTCGACGTCGTCAAGAAGGGCCTCTGA
- a CDS encoding SpoIIE family protein phosphatase, which yields MRFHLPGLRGKFVAALLIAAVVPLVVGLVVLETIGYRGMIRERGKMHQMEALTLVQAIQQASNEEGKLFDTWQNADPSMLEFLTEKNRELSKRDIREVQEETRRIDASWASWDVNEPHIQATIRNRGADNLREFLAHHPEVAETIVTDKEGRLVSTNEKTSDYDQADEAWWQKGRAMAKGQVWTDALEYDESSRVFSQDVVIPLYDGSAFAGVAKLSVDITSLFRSLGFDGEEKGERWEIVLPDGRILASSRSGYVSLRDRLDESQLRSLQRGGRSGTVRRDEEGESRLCGFMALGEGDSKPRGYVIFSSRRDEVVAPLRRNLAWVGVGSALLVGLCALAGFAFINRKVLRPLEALGRAARSISATARLKRDEGGDEEVAKAKRAEAELDLQRIQQIHTGDEVEALAGDLAVMTSRVLRYHRELEAEVSAKTSLIQEDLEMARQFQNALLPSEYPDVPPAEVDTAMRLKFAHFYQPASTVGGDFFDLIELGEDCAGVLIADVMGHGARSALVTAILRALVRNSTEQARNPGAFLSELNQHLHDVIARSGQTLFVTAFFLVLDTRNGKASWAVAGHPAPLRVRRGSGKEPEPLWTDPPRQPALGLVPRVNYRTTDSQLRTGDVFLLYTDGAVEAENPSGEAFGVERLAKYFDEALDGPMAAMPAKIVCEVTAFQKRAQYDDDVCLVAVEAGNGGMVVPRAS from the coding sequence ATGAGGTTCCATCTGCCTGGACTGCGTGGCAAATTTGTCGCGGCGCTTCTGATCGCCGCGGTGGTGCCGTTGGTGGTGGGGCTCGTGGTGCTGGAGACCATCGGCTACCGGGGCATGATCCGGGAGCGCGGGAAGATGCACCAGATGGAGGCGCTGACGCTGGTGCAGGCGATCCAGCAGGCCTCCAACGAGGAGGGGAAACTGTTCGACACATGGCAGAACGCGGACCCTTCCATGCTCGAATTTCTCACGGAGAAAAACCGGGAACTGTCAAAGCGGGACATCCGGGAGGTTCAGGAGGAGACCCGGCGCATCGATGCCTCGTGGGCGTCGTGGGACGTGAACGAGCCTCATATCCAGGCGACCATCCGGAACCGCGGGGCGGACAACCTCCGTGAATTCCTGGCGCACCATCCGGAGGTGGCGGAGACCATCGTCACGGACAAGGAAGGCCGCCTGGTTTCCACCAACGAGAAGACCAGTGACTACGATCAGGCGGATGAGGCCTGGTGGCAGAAAGGCCGGGCCATGGCCAAAGGGCAGGTATGGACCGATGCGCTGGAGTATGACGAAAGCTCGCGGGTTTTTTCGCAGGACGTGGTGATCCCGTTGTACGATGGATCGGCATTTGCCGGGGTGGCCAAGCTCTCCGTGGACATCACCTCGTTGTTCCGCTCGTTGGGATTCGATGGCGAGGAAAAGGGGGAGCGCTGGGAAATCGTCCTGCCGGACGGGAGGATTCTCGCCAGTTCCAGAAGCGGCTATGTCTCGCTCCGGGATCGGCTCGATGAATCCCAGTTGAGGAGTCTTCAGAGAGGGGGGCGCAGTGGCACGGTGCGCCGGGACGAGGAGGGGGAATCCCGCCTTTGTGGATTCATGGCTCTCGGAGAAGGGGATTCGAAGCCGCGAGGGTATGTGATTTTTTCGTCACGCAGGGATGAAGTGGTGGCTCCGCTGAGGCGGAATCTGGCATGGGTCGGGGTGGGTTCTGCATTGCTCGTCGGGCTCTGCGCGCTGGCGGGATTCGCGTTCATCAATCGCAAGGTGTTGCGGCCGCTGGAGGCCCTCGGACGGGCGGCGCGCTCGATTTCCGCCACCGCCCGCCTGAAGCGTGACGAGGGTGGGGATGAGGAGGTGGCGAAAGCAAAACGCGCGGAGGCGGAGCTGGATCTGCAGCGTATCCAGCAGATCCACACCGGAGACGAGGTGGAGGCACTGGCCGGAGATCTGGCGGTGATGACTTCCCGGGTGCTCCGCTACCATCGCGAACTGGAGGCCGAGGTATCCGCGAAAACCTCTCTGATTCAGGAGGATCTGGAGATGGCCCGGCAGTTTCAGAACGCCCTGCTACCCTCCGAATATCCGGATGTGCCACCGGCCGAGGTGGATACCGCCATGCGGCTGAAGTTCGCGCATTTCTATCAGCCGGCCTCGACGGTGGGTGGCGATTTCTTCGATCTGATCGAGCTGGGTGAGGATTGCGCGGGAGTGCTGATTGCGGATGTGATGGGGCATGGCGCGCGTTCCGCGCTGGTGACAGCGATCCTGCGGGCTCTGGTGCGGAACAGCACCGAGCAGGCGCGGAACCCCGGAGCATTCCTCAGCGAACTGAACCAGCACCTCCACGACGTGATCGCCCGCAGCGGCCAGACTCTTTTCGTGACGGCCTTTTTCCTCGTGTTGGACACCCGCAACGGGAAGGCTTCCTGGGCCGTGGCAGGGCATCCCGCCCCCCTGCGGGTCCGCCGCGGCAGTGGCAAGGAGCCCGAACCGCTGTGGACGGATCCGCCGCGCCAGCCCGCTCTGGGGCTGGTGCCGAGGGTCAATTACCGCACCACCGATTCCCAATTGCGCACCGGTGATGTCTTCCTGCTCTATACGGATGGGGCGGTGGAGGCGGAAAATCCGTCTGGAGAGGCCTTCGGGGTCGAGCGGTTGGCAAAGTATTTCGACGAGGCGCTGGATGGCCCGATGGCCGCCATGCCGGCCAAAATCGTCTGCGAGGTGACGGCCTTCCAGAAACGGGCGCAATACGATGACGATGTGTGCCTGGTCGCCGTGGAGGCCGGAAATGGCGGGATGGTGGTTCCGCGCGCGTCTTGA